GCTCGCCATGATTCCGAGTGCAACGCCGCCGATGGCCAGGATCGGCAAGAGCCGCTTCACGCCGATGGCGCGGGCGACCTGCAAGCCCGTCGCAATCAGCATGGGATCGGCGAGCATGCTCGGGGCCGCCTTCGCAGCGCGTTCGGCGGCAATGCGCGCGCGCGTCCGCATCTGCCGTTTGTAACCCCAATAGGTCCCGGCGGCTGCCAGCGTCAGCAGGAAGAAGATACCGGCGCCAGCGAGGCAGGCCTGCACCGGGCCGTACTTTTCCAGCACCGCGATGAAGGCTGCCGCGCAGAGGAAGCATGTGGTGACGAACAGCGCGAACGCCGCACCGGCCGCCAGCGAGGTCAGCCGCACGGTCGTACCCGTCGATGCGCTGATGCCGTCGATGATGCGTTGAAACACGGTCTTGCTCCTCGGATCCCCACAAGCCAATTCGTCACCAGCCGGTCACGTCGGCACAGGCCGTCGTGACCGCAAGATCTATCGGGCGTCTAGCGGCGCCAGGCAAAACCGACCAGGAAGCCGATGCCGAGTGCGACGCCCACGGTCGCGAGTGGCCGTTGCGTGATCGCATCTTCCAGCGTCTCCTCGATCGAGCCGTAGGCGTCCTGCGCCGCGCCCATCATCGCGCTGCCGCGCTCGGAGAAATCGTCGAACGTCGAATCCATGTTGTCGCGCGCCTGCTTGTAACCGCGCCGGGCCTGCTTGCCCGTGGCGTTGGCGAACGTGTTGAGGGCGTCGGTGATCTGATCGGTGAGGGCGGCGATATCGCTTTTCACGGCTGCTACATCCTTCTCGAGGCGTTCTGCGGTGGCTTTGTCAGTCCAGTCTCTCATCCCGGTTTCGCCATTGCTCATTGACATCAAGGGGCTCCAAAACTGTCGGCGGCGATGATAGCCGGAAAACGCCTCGTCTTCGGGGAAGTTCCGTTTCGCGGCGGGCCTCACGCCTGCGGAAGCTGCGGCGAATTCTCCGGCATCAGGTGCTCCTTCAGGATCAACCCGACGATCAGCAGGGGTGACGACAGGAACGCGCCCATCGGGCCCCACAGCCAGGTCCAGAAAGCGAGCGCGATGAACACGGCGAGCGCATTCAGCGCGAGCCTGCGGCCGATGATGGTCGGCGTGACGAAGTGCCCTTCCATGAAGGTGACACCGCCGAACG
The genomic region above belongs to Bradyrhizobium sp. CCBAU 53338 and contains:
- a CDS encoding YqjD family protein: MSMSNGETGMRDWTDKATAERLEKDVAAVKSDIAALTDQITDALNTFANATGKQARRGYKQARDNMDSTFDDFSERGSAMMGAAQDAYGSIEETLEDAITQRPLATVGVALGIGFLVGFAWRR